The genomic DNA GGGGATCTCGAAAGGCTGCTGAGCATTCAGGTGAGCGAGCTTAAGTACATATTCCTGAGCTCCAACACCTGTACCGAGGAGGGAAAAAACAATCAGAAGGGAAAACAGGATTGTTTTGGACCGATTCATACGTATCTCCTTAGGAATAATCTCCGCATCCCGGACTTAACAACCATGGAGAAACACTCGATCAGGACACTGTCTTAATTATGCTAGTATCCCACTGGCTTTGTCCACTTTTTTTACCGTAAATCACAACAAGTGTCCAGGAAAGTGTATTTAGACTATACTGTAACCATGAAGCAGAATCCCCGTCCTGTACTCAGCGCTGCACCCCGTTACCTCCCGGGCAGCCGGAAAAGATCGATCCTTCTTATCCACGGCTGGACAGGATATCCGGGGCAGCTCTACTTTCTCGGCGAAGAGCTGCAGAAAGCGGGATACACGGTCATGATACCGCGCCTGCCGGGTCACGGGACAAGTACCGGCGACTTTCTTGCCAGCACAGCCCGGGACTGGATTCGCCGGGCGGAAGACGCATACATGGACCTGAGCATTGAATGCGGCAGTCCGGTTGTTGCCGGCATCTCCATGGGTGCGCTGCTTGCTCTTCATCTGGGGGCAGTTTTCCAGCCCTCGGGTGTTATTGCCGCAGCTCCTGCAATGACCTTTAAAAACCCCGGCGTCTGCCTTTCGCCGCTTTTGAAGTACCTGATAAAAGAGATCCCCGTGGTGTCGGAGAACGAAAGCGACGACCCGGAGGAAAACTATATTCGAAAAGAATACTGGTCATCCCGAAGGCTTTCGGCGGTGGCGGAACTGCTCAAGGTGAGGCGACGGGTCAGAAAAGAACTCTTCCATGTGGATGCACCCCTGCTGCTCCTGGAGGCGGGTCAGGATGAACTTGTCACCCCTGCAGCAGTATCAAGAACAGCCGGAATGGTCTCTTCCAAAGACTCAATTACCCGGCTTTTTCCCGGGAGCGGACATCAGCTGTTCAACGGTCAGGAGAAGCAGGCTGTAGCGGAAGAGATTATCGGATGGCTGAAAGCACGATTTTCCGGTGAATAATGACCTGGAGTTATACGGCCGTATGCTTTTTGTATATACCGATCATTCTGCCAAAGGCGGAATTCTCTTTTTTCAGTTCCTTTGAGCCCCGGGTAATCTTGCACAGACTCAGGCCGAGTTCCTTTGCTATATTCCTCTGACTCATACCCTGGTCAATGAGTCGGACAAGGGCCCAGCGCTTGGTCAGCTCGTCAACCTCGTATTTGGTCAGAAGGCTGCGCAGAAACTCTGCGATAAGATCCCGATCATCGGTAGCCGCAATGGCATCCACCAGTTCGTCAAAAGCCCTTTCCGGGGTAAGGCTGTCTTGTTCCATAGAATCAATATAGTAAAAACAGACACTATTGTGCAACAAGCTGGCCTTTCTGCCTTGATTTGACCATTAAAAGAGGTTAAAATTTCAGGAAGATTATATTGATTCAGCTCAGAGAGGATATGTATGGCCCTGGAAGAGATCTATGATTTCTCGCAGATTCGAAATCAGGCGGAAAAGCTGGTTATTGAAGAGATCGAGCGGCAACTGACGGAGGGGGAACTGCAGGACAACGAAGAATTCATTCTTGATGTAGCTACGTTTGCCCTCAATCACCTGCGTCCGATTTACAGCTATACCCTTCTGGGGAAACTCTACACCGATAATCTGGAAGAAAGCTACTATCACGAAGTCGAGAAGGCAGTCTCCAACGCTATTCTCAAAATCCGCGGAAATCCCTGATACCCGGAATCACCCGTCAATAAAACTCCTGATTCTGCCTTCCAGAGCGGCAAGACCGTTTCTCCGGGACGGGGAGATGTGTTCGGCAAAGCCCAGTTCTGAAAAGAGTCCGTCGGAGCTGTCTTCAGGCAGATCAGCCTCCGGAACTCCGTCGTAACGCATAACGAGAACAGCCGCAAGTCCTTTGACAATGGCGGAATCGCTTTCGACCAGAAGCCGGAACACCCTGGTATTATCAGTTTCTTCCCAGCGGGGATAAACCCACACCCGGCTCATACAGCCGCGAACACGATATTCTTCGGTTTTTCTGTTTTCAGGAAAGGCGGGAAGATCCTTTCCAAGATCGATAACATATTCAAAACGCTCTTCCCAGGAAGAGAGAAGATTCAAATCCTCACGAAGATCACTGATTCTCACACAGATAAACTACGGATAATTTCGTCGGATTACAAGACCGGGCAGGATACTTCAGAGGATCTCAATAGTCGCCGGTCTCGTCCCTGAATTGTCCGAGAGGGACCTTATCACTCAGGACAAAGTCTGTAAAACTCTCCAGACGGGCAGCGATACTCCCGGGCATTGCGTGTTCTATCTGGCATGCGATTGATTCAGCCTCATCTTCCTTTACCATGAGAACCTCGGACAGAAAACGCTGTACGATCTGGTGCTTGTTGTAGATTGATCTGGCTATTTTTGTTCCCCTGCCTGTCAGGGTAATATATGAGTTCTTTTCATAGTCCACGAGGCCCTTCTCTTTCAGTATACGCACAGCTCCTGTTACCGAAGGCATCTGGACCTTCAATGCTTCCGCTATATCCTTGACCCGGGCAACCCGATTCTTTTTTTCGAGAAAAAGTATCGCTTCCAGATAATCTTCAAGACTTTGTGTGAGTTTTTCCACCATCGATCATTAGTATAGCCTAACAAAAATAGGATGACAAGATGTTTAGGACCTGTGCCGTATTATTGCTTGACGAGAAAGGAAAAAGGACGTACTGTTATTGCAAATATCGGCCGACGGCCTAGAGAGAGTTATCCGAATGGTAGCAGCACGGGGTAAAAACAGGGGAATCGACAATAAAAAAAAGATCCTGAACAGTGCCAGGAAAATCTTTCAGAAGAAAGGCGGACAGCAGACCAGCCTTGCGGACATAGCCAAAGCTGCGGGGATCAGCAAAGGTACCCTCTATTACTATTATTCAACAAAAGCGGAACTGATTTTCGACATTACCCATGAACATATGAATTCGATGACATCCTCCCTCTTGAAGCTCGTGGAGGACAAGGCCGAAACCATGGATGCGGCGGAGATTATCCACCTCGTCTACAACACAATTATAAAAGCCGAATCGCGATCGAAGCTGCACCTCTATCTTGTTCAGGAGGCCATCATCGGCAACGACGAACTGAAGCAGCGTTTCCAGCAGGCTTACAACGAATGGCGGGAAATGATCAGCTCAGGTTTAAAAACAATCCTGAAACGCAGAAAGGATATCGACGTACTCTCCCACGTTCTGCTTACCAGCATAACCGGGGGCATGATACAGCAGCTCCTGGGAGTCGATGACCTTCCCCTGGAAGAGATGTCTCACTGGCTCGTGTATAAACGTTAAGCACTCCCAGGCCGATACATATCTTGACTTATCAGGCTTTATACTTTATAAATACTTAAGAGGCTTTAGTCTAAATGAAAGAAGAGACACGCCACAGATTCGGGGAAATACTCAGAAACGTCAGAGAACGCCGGGGAATCACCTTAAAAAAGGTAGCCCTGGAGGTGGGAGTCAGCGAAAGCCTGATTTCCCAGATTGAACGGAACAAGGTATCCCCCTCTGTCGACACCCTTATTGCCATAGCGAATGTTCTGGAAATCGATCTGGAATACCTCTTCCGCGATTATAAAAGGAAAAAGAACGCCACCATAGTACGTCCCGACCAGCGGGTCACCAGGACCTTCCAGGGTGTCACCTATGAGCACTTAACCGTGGTAAGTGATCCCACGGATGAGCATTCCATGGAAGCCCTTCTTCTTACTCTGGAAAAAGGCGGTACCCGGGGTGACATGGAGTACGGCCACCGGGGAAAAGAACTGGGTGTCATTCTTGAAGGCTCAGGTACCCTCACCTACGGAAGCAACTCATATACTATTCACGCCGGGGATTGTGTCTCCTTCGATTCCGACATTCCCCACAATCTGGAAAACAAAGGCCAGACCCCCCTGCGGGCAGTCTGGATAATAACACCGCCAAAACATACACCCTGATAACAGGAAGAAAAAGCAAGGAGAAAAAATGGGACAAACGACTGCGCAAAAGATATTCCAGGCTCATCAGGTCGATCAGCCGGAACCCGGACGATATGTTCTCAACCTCGACGCGGTATTCTGCCACGAAATCACGACCCCCGGAGCTATTCTGGATCTCAAGGCCAGAAAGAAGGACCGGGTGTTCAATCCCGATAAAATCAAGGCCGTAATCGACCATGTGAGCCCCGCCAAGGACTCCAAGACGGCCCTTCAGGGCAAGATTCTCCGGGAATGGGCACGGGAGCAGAAAATCAGGGACTTCTTTGACATCGGACGCAACGGGGTCTGCCATGCCCTGTTTCCGGAGAAAGGCTTTGTGCGTCCCGGTTACACTGTAATCATGGGCGACTCCCACACCTGTACCCACGGTGCATTCGGTGCCTTCGCGGCGGGAGTGGGCACCACCGACCTGGAAGTAGGGATCCTCAAAGGCGTCTGCGTCTTTCGTGAACCCCAGACCATGAAGATCGAAGTCCGCGGAAGCCTTCAGCCCGGAGTATACGCCAAGGACCTGATTCTGCACATCATCGGAACCATCGGAGTTGCCGGAGCAACCGACATGGTAATCGAGTTTCACGGAGAGGCGATAACGGCAATGTCCATGGAAAGCCGCATGACCCTGAGCAACATGGCCGTGGAGGCCGGAGCGACCAGCGGTATATGCATGCCGGATACGACCACCGTCGAATACCTCTGGCCCTTCATCCAGGATGAGTTCGCCAGTCCCGGGGCCGCCCTTGAAGAGTACAGCCGCTTCGCCGCCGATTCCGATGCAGAATACAGTGAAACCATCGTTATCGAGGCTGCAGACGTAGTACCCTTGAGCACCTTCGGCTACAAGCCTGACCAGGTAAAACCCGTGGCGGATTTCGATTCCACCCCCGTGGACCAGGTTTATATAGGATCCTGTACCAACGGCAGACTCGAAGACCTTCGCATCGCCGCACAGGTTCTGAAGGGGAAAAAAGTAGCCCCTGCCGTGAGGGGAATACTCTCCCCCGCAACCCCCGGGGTTTACCATGAGGCCCTGAAAGAGGGAATAATAGACATCTTCATGGAGGCCGGCTTCTGTGTCACTAACCCCACCTGCGGGGCATGCCTGGGCATGAGCAACGGAGTACTGGCGGAGGGAGAGGTCTGTGCCTCCACCACCAACCGCAACTTCAACGGCCGCATGGGAAAGGGCGGCATGGTACACCTGATGAGTCCTGCAAGCGCTGCGGCGACAGCCATCGCAGGCCGCATCATCAACTCACCCCTCTATGCAAGGAGCGCAAAATGAAGAACTTCTCAGGCCGGGTCCTTTTTCTGGACCGGGGAGACATAAATACCGACGAGATTATCCCGGCAAAGTATCTCACAGAAATCACCCGGGAGGCCCTGGGTCCCCACCTGCTGGAAGACCTCTCCCTGGAGGGTTTCGATCCGGCAAAGGACCTGGAAGGAAAAAAGGTCGTAGTGACAAGGGAGAATTTCGGATGCGGATCTTCCAGGGAACACGCACCCTGGGCCCTTGAAGCCCGGGGAATCAATATCGTGATAGCCACCAGCTTTGCAAGAATTTTCCGGCAGAACATGTTCAACTGCGGTATGCTGGCGGTGGAAATACCATCCCCTGCATGCGATGATCTTTTTCAACGCTTCTCAGGGAAAGATGTTTCAGTGGAAACGGACCTGGATGCAATGAAGTTTATATTCTCCTCGGGATCAGAAAAGATCGAGATACCCTTTAAACTGAGCGAATTCGAGAAGGATCTGATAAAAGCCGGCGGCTGGGTGGAATACGCCGACGCCAAATACCGGTAAAAACAGGCCATTCCTTTTCATCCGCGCTGCTCTCGTTCGAGGGCAGCGTTTTTTATTCCCGTTTCTCCAGGCGCCTTGAATCTGTCTGCCCTAAAGTCGTACACTTGAGAGGGAGGATCCTTTGGCTTTTCAGCATACCCCGGTCATAGAAAAGATGACCAGAAACCACAACGTGTATTTTACCCTTCACTGGTCACCCCTCGAAAAGGCTGACAAATACCGTATAAACTCCGGCGTTCCCTCCATGTCCGGGGTATACGAACTCTATTACCGGGACCCCTACGGAAAAATGATCCTTCACGAGGTAGACTGCGCATGGTACGGAGGACTCCGGTCCCGCCTGCGGAGAATAACCGACCCGGAACTCGAGGAAGACCTTGAAAAAAGAAAATTCATCGAAAACAGGAAATTCTTCTTCAGATACTGTCTCAGTGAAAACTTCAAGGACATGCAGGACGTGGTATTTTTTCTGAGCAGCACAGCAGGACTGCCCGAGGAAAAGAGAAGCCCGGATTCCGGACGCTACAAGAAGGTATACCTTCGGGAGAACTCCCCCAACAAGATCACGACCCTTTAGATCGACCTGTTTATCAGCTCCCAGCACATATCGGCATCGATCTCTTTATTCAGATACTTGGTAATGATTCTGCGTACGGGAACCGGAAATTTGCTCCAATAAGCTTGAGGCCAGTCTCCGATCTCGGCAACAAGAGATTTGAGCTCCCGGGGATCCATACTCTCGGTCTTGTAGGCAATATACTGGCGAATCATTGTCAAAAGGGCTTCCTGGGGAATGTCCCCGGCGCTTTGTCCGCCCCTGCTTTTCTTCCCGGGATCCGGAATCCATGACTCCAGGAGGGTCTCAAGCTGTTCGTCTCCGATCTCGGGGGCCTGACCTTTTATTATCTGCACGGCATAGTTGCGAATCATGTCCCGGATGGATTCCACACTTGCCCCGACCTGCTCTTCAATACTGCGGCCGGTCTGGCGAGCGACGTTCTGAATATTAACCCCGCCGAAGGCTTGCTGCTTCTCCCGCCTTTTCAGTGCTTCCCTGATAGCGGCAAGATCATCCGTGTCTGCCTCATTCAGGATATATTCAAGTATGGGATAGATCCGTATCTTGTCCATGGCCTCTAAACATTGAACTTGAAGAACATGACATCTCCGTCCTTGACGGGATACTCCTTTCCTTCAATCCTCAGTTTACCTGCCTCTTTGACCTTCTGTTCAGATCCATAACTGAAAAGGTCTTCGCAGTGGTAAACCTCCGCCTTGATAAAACCCTTCTCGAAATCCGTGTGAATTACCCCGGCGGCTTTCGGCGCGGTGTCGCCTTTATGGAAGGTCCAGGCCCGGACCTCCTTCGGTCCGGCGGTAAAAAAGGTCCTGAGATCAAGCGTGTCATAGGCCTTCTGTATCAGTTTGGACAGACCCGACTCTGCAAGACCTGCATCGGAGAGGAACATCTCCTTCTCTTCCTCGGAATCCAGTGCCGCGATATCCGCCTCGAGTTTGCCGCAGATTCGTACGACCTCGACCCCGTCTTCTCCGGCAATCTTTTCAACCTCCCGGGTATAATCATTGCCGTCCTTTATGCCTTCCTCATCGACATTGGCCACATAAATCTGCTTTTTCAGGGTAATAAGCTGAAGTTCCTTCAGGATCTCCTTTTCATCATTACCGAAATCCAGGGTCCTGGCCGCCTTTCCCTGGGAGAGGACCTCCTGCAGCCGCTTGAGGAGCAGATCTGCGGTTTCGGCCTTCTTTTTCACATCCTTGTCAGGAGACCGGAGGGCCTTGCTGTTTTTTTCCAGCCGCTTCTCCACCGTCTCGAGATCCGCCAGAGCAAGCTCGATATTGATCGTCTCGATATCCGAAGCAGGATCAATCGTATTGCTTACATGGGTGACATCAGGATCGTCAAAACAGCGCACCACATGGGCGATAATTCCTACTTCCCGGATGTTCGCGAGGAACTTGTTCCCAAGCCCTTCCCCTTTGGAGGCGCCCTTTACAAGTCCAGCGATATCGACAAATTCCACGATGGCGGGTATAACCTTTTCTGTGGGAATAAGATCTACAATTTTCTGAAGCCTGCTGTCGGGTACGGACACTATTCCGACATTCGGGTCTATAGTACAAAAAGGGTAGTTTGCCGCCTCAGCAGGTGCCGAGGTAAGGGCAGAAAAAATAGTTGATTTTCCAACATTCGGCAGTCCGACGATACCGCAATTCAATGCCATTATTATTCTCTTATCTGAAGGATTGTTTATTCTTTATACTCTGAAATCGGGACTTTATTCAATGACAGGCAGATAAAGGTCAGCTCGGACAGAGGGAGACATCCCGATCAGCGGTGTTCCTGTAATATCTTGATAATGGTTTGAATAGTCTCTATGCGCTGCTCTAAACTGGTATTTTCCGAGATCTCATCCCCCGTAATACCCAATCGAGACAGTCTGTGTCTCGCCTTTTCAGAGAGTACGACGGGTAACTGATTTTTCAGGCCAGAATTACTACAGGCATGATGCGTTATCGGCACCTCGCTGAGAACAGAAGCAGAGTACAGTATCCTGGAAAGCAGCTCTTCATTTTCATCAATCTCATAATCAGGCAGAGAGTAGTGAAAACAGGCCTCATCTGGTTGTTGGAGACAGCCGGAAAGACTTCTCTCTTGCTCCGAAGGGTTATTCACTGTTTCCGCTTCGACCTGTATTCGCCCGCCCAATAATCCAACATACTGCAGAAAATCAGCTGGGACATGCTCATCAGGATGAACAGCCCAGGTAAGGCTGAGCGGTGATCCGGCGGCAAGGGTTTCAATTGCCGCGCTTGCTGCACTCAGGACATGTCCGCCAAGAACGATCCTTTCAGGTCGATTTGACAAGATCGTCCTGGCCTTGCAGCTGCAGTTTTCATATACATCAATCCCATTGACAAAAAATCGGGGGGAATCGATGTTCAACAGCGCACTGACGGGCAGCCAGAAACTCGACCCGTTTCGCAGGATAATATGGATTTGATGGTCCTCACAATTGAGTATTCTTCCATCCAATATCGTACCCGGTTTCAGCACATCCCGCGGCCGTATCAGCAGGTTTTCGGTCCACAATCCCGCTCCTTCA from Marispirochaeta aestuarii includes the following:
- a CDS encoding late competence development ComFB family protein → MALEEIYDFSQIRNQAEKLVIEEIERQLTEGELQDNEEFILDVATFALNHLRPIYSYTLLGKLYTDNLEESYYHEVEKAVSNAILKIRGNP
- a CDS encoding metal-dependent transcriptional regulator, producing MVEKLTQSLEDYLEAILFLEKKNRVARVKDIAEALKVQMPSVTGAVRILKEKGLVDYEKNSYITLTGRGTKIARSIYNKHQIVQRFLSEVLMVKEDEAESIACQIEHAMPGSIAARLESFTDFVLSDKVPLGQFRDETGDY
- a CDS encoding helix-turn-helix domain-containing protein, with product MKEETRHRFGEILRNVRERRGITLKKVALEVGVSESLISQIERNKVSPSVDTLIAIANVLEIDLEYLFRDYKRKKNATIVRPDQRVTRTFQGVTYEHLTVVSDPTDEHSMEALLLTLEKGGTRGDMEYGHRGKELGVILEGSGTLTYGSNSYTIHAGDCVSFDSDIPHNLENKGQTPLRAVWIITPPKHTP
- a CDS encoding Trp family transcriptional regulator; its protein translation is MEQDSLTPERAFDELVDAIAATDDRDLIAEFLRSLLTKYEVDELTKRWALVRLIDQGMSQRNIAKELGLSLCKITRGSKELKKENSAFGRMIGIYKKHTAV
- a CDS encoding SufE family protein encodes the protein MRISDLREDLNLLSSWEERFEYVIDLGKDLPAFPENRKTEEYRVRGCMSRVWVYPRWEETDNTRVFRLLVESDSAIVKGLAAVLVMRYDGVPEADLPEDSSDGLFSELGFAEHISPSRRNGLAALEGRIRSFIDG
- a CDS encoding TetR/AcrR family transcriptional regulator; this translates as MVAARGKNRGIDNKKKILNSARKIFQKKGGQQTSLADIAKAAGISKGTLYYYYSTKAELIFDITHEHMNSMTSSLLKLVEDKAETMDAAEIIHLVYNTIIKAESRSKLHLYLVQEAIIGNDELKQRFQQAYNEWREMISSGLKTILKRRKDIDVLSHVLLTSITGGMIQQLLGVDDLPLEEMSHWLVYKR
- a CDS encoding alpha/beta hydrolase, which codes for MYLDYTVTMKQNPRPVLSAAPRYLPGSRKRSILLIHGWTGYPGQLYFLGEELQKAGYTVMIPRLPGHGTSTGDFLASTARDWIRRAEDAYMDLSIECGSPVVAGISMGALLALHLGAVFQPSGVIAAAPAMTFKNPGVCLSPLLKYLIKEIPVVSENESDDPEENYIRKEYWSSRRLSAVAELLKVRRRVRKELFHVDAPLLLLEAGQDELVTPAAVSRTAGMVSSKDSITRLFPGSGHQLFNGQEKQAVAEEIIGWLKARFSGE
- the ychF gene encoding redox-regulated ATPase YchF, translating into MALNCGIVGLPNVGKSTIFSALTSAPAEAANYPFCTIDPNVGIVSVPDSRLQKIVDLIPTEKVIPAIVEFVDIAGLVKGASKGEGLGNKFLANIREVGIIAHVVRCFDDPDVTHVSNTIDPASDIETINIELALADLETVEKRLEKNSKALRSPDKDVKKKAETADLLLKRLQEVLSQGKAARTLDFGNDEKEILKELQLITLKKQIYVANVDEEGIKDGNDYTREVEKIAGEDGVEVVRICGKLEADIAALDSEEEKEMFLSDAGLAESGLSKLIQKAYDTLDLRTFFTAGPKEVRAWTFHKGDTAPKAAGVIHTDFEKGFIKAEVYHCEDLFSYGSEQKVKEAGKLRIEGKEYPVKDGDVMFFKFNV
- the leuD gene encoding 3-isopropylmalate dehydratase small subunit: MKNFSGRVLFLDRGDINTDEIIPAKYLTEITREALGPHLLEDLSLEGFDPAKDLEGKKVVVTRENFGCGSSREHAPWALEARGINIVIATSFARIFRQNMFNCGMLAVEIPSPACDDLFQRFSGKDVSVETDLDAMKFIFSSGSEKIEIPFKLSEFEKDLIKAGGWVEYADAKYR
- a CDS encoding 3-isopropylmalate dehydratase large subunit produces the protein MGQTTAQKIFQAHQVDQPEPGRYVLNLDAVFCHEITTPGAILDLKARKKDRVFNPDKIKAVIDHVSPAKDSKTALQGKILREWAREQKIRDFFDIGRNGVCHALFPEKGFVRPGYTVIMGDSHTCTHGAFGAFAAGVGTTDLEVGILKGVCVFREPQTMKIEVRGSLQPGVYAKDLILHIIGTIGVAGATDMVIEFHGEAITAMSMESRMTLSNMAVEAGATSGICMPDTTTVEYLWPFIQDEFASPGAALEEYSRFAADSDAEYSETIVIEAADVVPLSTFGYKPDQVKPVADFDSTPVDQVYIGSCTNGRLEDLRIAAQVLKGKKVAPAVRGILSPATPGVYHEALKEGIIDIFMEAGFCVTNPTCGACLGMSNGVLAEGEVCASTTNRNFNGRMGKGGMVHLMSPASAAATAIAGRIINSPLYARSAK